DNA from Rhizobacter sp. J219:
CCGCACCGGCGGTGTGCACCTCACCTTGAGCCACGGCCCCATCCACACCGGTGAAGAAGTGCTGGTGCGCGTGCACGAGCCGCTGTCGGTGATGGACCTGCTCGACATGGGCACCTGCGGCCACTCGTGGCCCCTGCCCAAGGCCCTGCAAGCGGTGCAGGCAGCCGGCCGCGGCGTCGCCGTGCTGATGAACTGCTCGGCCGACACCAGCTCGCTGCTCACCCGCCTGGGCGCACCCGCAGACACCCTCGCCCCGCGCGGCCAGATGGACCTGCGCACCTACGGCATCGGCGCACAGATCCTGCGCGAGCTGGGCGTGACCAAGATGAAGCTCCTCGGCAGCCCGCGCCGCATGCCCAGCATGACCGGCTACGGCCTGGAAGTGACCGGCTTCCTCGCCCCCGAACATTGAACCCCAAGGACCCCCATGCAAGACGCTGACAAAGGCGAAGCCGCCGACCTCGACGGCACCGATCTGCGCATCGGCATCGTGCAGGCGCGTTTCAACGAGCCGCTCACGAGCGCTCTGGCCAAGGCCTGCATCGCCGAACTCGAAACCCTGGGCGTCGCGCTCAAGCACATCAAGCACGTGACGGTGCCCGGCGCGCTCGAAGTGCCGGTGGCGCTGAACGCGATGGCGCAAAGCGACCGCTTCGACGCGCTGATCGCGCTCGGCTGCATCATCCGCGGCGAGACCTACCACTTCGAACTTGTGGCCAACGAAAGCGGCCAGGGCGTCACCCGCATCGCACTCGACCACGAGCTGCCGATCGCCAACGCCATCCTCACGGTCGAGAACGAAGAACAGGCCTGGGCCCGTGCCGAAGAAAAAGGCCGCGACGCCGCCCGTGTGGCCGTCGAGATGGCCAACCTGCTGGAAGACCTCTCGTGACCACTGAGCCCAAGAAGGCCGCCCCGGCCAAACCCAGCGGCAAACCGGGCGGCAAGTACGCCGGCAAGGGCGGCGCCGGCAAGGCCAACGCGCCCAAGTCGGCGCGGCGCCGCTCGCGCGAAGTCGCGCTGCAAGGCCTGTACGAATGGCTGCTCTCCGGCAGCGATGCCGGCGTGATCGATGCCCATGTGCGCGAGCAGGAAGGCTTCGACAAATGCGACAGCGCGCATTTCGACGCACTGCTGCATGGCTGCATCGACGAAGCCGCCGACATCGACGCGGTGCTGGCCCGCCACGTCGACCGCAAGACGACCGAGCTGTCGCCCATCGAGCATGGCGTGCTGATGATCGGCACCTATGAGCTCAAGCACTGCATCGACATCCCCTACAAGGTGGCGATCAACGAAGCGGTGGAGCTGGCCAAGAGCTACGGCGGCACCGATGGCCACAAGTACGTGAACGGCGTGCTCGACAAGGCAGCGGTCGACCTGCGGCCGGTGGAGGTCGAGGCGTTCCGCGCCTCGCGTCGCTGAAGAGGGCGATGAAGTTCGCCTCACGGCTCGACCACATCGAGCCCTTCTACGTGATGGAGTGCGCCAAGGCGGCCGCCGAACTCGCCGCGAGCGCTCTCTGCGACCCGGCCCAGGGCGGCCGGCCGATGATCTTCCTCAACATCGGCGAACCCGACTTCACCGCACCGCCACTCGTGCAGGCTGCGGCACAACGCTGCCTCACCCAGGGCCGCACCCAGTACACCCCGGCCACCGGCCTGCCGGCGCTGCGTGAGCGCCTGAGCCAGTGGTACCGCGACCGCTTCGGCCTCGACGTTCCGGCACGCCGCATCGTCATCACCGCCGGCGCCTCGGGCGCGCTGCAGCTCGCCTGCCTCGCGCTCGTCGACCGTGGCGACGAAGTGCTGATGCCCGACCCGAGCTATGCCTGCAACCGCC
Protein-coding regions in this window:
- the nusB gene encoding transcription antitermination factor NusB produces the protein MTTEPKKAAPAKPSGKPGGKYAGKGGAGKANAPKSARRRSREVALQGLYEWLLSGSDAGVIDAHVREQEGFDKCDSAHFDALLHGCIDEAADIDAVLARHVDRKTTELSPIEHGVLMIGTYELKHCIDIPYKVAINEAVELAKSYGGTDGHKYVNGVLDKAAVDLRPVEVEAFRASRR
- the ribH gene encoding 6,7-dimethyl-8-ribityllumazine synthase, with product MQDADKGEAADLDGTDLRIGIVQARFNEPLTSALAKACIAELETLGVALKHIKHVTVPGALEVPVALNAMAQSDRFDALIALGCIIRGETYHFELVANESGQGVTRIALDHELPIANAILTVENEEQAWARAEEKGRDAARVAVEMANLLEDLS